A portion of the Salminus brasiliensis chromosome 9, fSalBra1.hap2, whole genome shotgun sequence genome contains these proteins:
- the LOC140562892 gene encoding uncharacterized protein yields MGNKNSRRTNCGFFDEEDIDHPLFKELHLVIIGCHGSGKNDIVNAIFRNNVFTFSTSFKKHVEKKRTVFGTKVTLVRAPGWSGELNLHPKQRELRQEIKDAVSSFEKGPHAIILAIKVNSTLSETTQATLEKLLTTRFWDHTIIIFTGDPEKANNKDKKNIKFLIKALNKRCCVLQKPTSFENSKKLLEDIALMIAGKKNVPLHFSVDESEKYDESHEKTTLLKRLRRKIQNLKRLDTNSLTKRTESTNNLARLQKILRIHEGLETDSAQPDQSTCEEGNTEWEDSTMEAIAEVHHTKSSVLLSCTEMTSYNNPAQYAIELNGHFQCDSHGSTFNEVDLYDWYDCLVNILDDLTVEQFNKMKNKVCNMKDDRILRGHVENQNTDKLASVMIHYWGEENCIIYTRDILKDIPRNDRKIIDLIMPFLQKINQSW; encoded by the exons CACGAAGAACAAACTGTGGTTTCTTTGACGAGGAAG ATATCGATCACCCACTTTTTAAAGAGCTACACCTTGTAATCATTGGATGTCATGGTTCTGGGAAAAATGATATAGTAAATGCCATTTTTAGAAATAATGTGTTTACATTttcaacatcatttaaaaaacatgttGAGAAGAAACGCACTGTGTTTGGAACAAAAGTAACTTTAGTTCGTGCTCCTGGATGGTCAGGTGAATTGAATTTGCACCCAAAGCAGCGTGAGTTAAGACAGGAGATTAAAGATGCTGTAAGCTCATTTGAAAAGGGACCCCATGCAATCATTCTAGCAATTAAAGTGAACTCAACCCTTTCTGAAACAACACAAGCTACCCTGGAAAAACTTCTTACTACAAGATTCTGGGATCACACCATAATCATCTTCACAGGGGATCCTGAAAAGGCGAAcaataaagacaaaaagaacATAAAATTCCTAATCAAAGCCCTCAACAAAAGGTGCTGTGTACTGCAAAAACCTACCAGTTTTGAAAATAGCAAAAAGCTGCTTGAAGACATAGCACTAATGATTGCAGGGAAAAAAAATGTGCCACTACATTTCTCTGTTGATGAAAGTGAGAAATACGATGAATCACATGAAAAGACAACCCTTTTAAAAAGACTGAGACGTAAAATCCAAAATCTTAAAAGACTTGATACAAACTCATTAACCAAGAGGACTGAATCAACAAACAACTTAGCACGACtacaaaaaatattaagaatacATGAGGGTCTTGAGACAGATTCTGCTCAACCTGATCAGTCTACATGTGAGGAAGGAAACACAGAATGGGAAGACAGCACAATGGAGGCAATTGCTGAAGTCCATCACACAAAATCATCAGTGCTGCTGAGTTGTACTGAGATGACATCTTATAATAATCCAGCCCAATATGCCATTGAACTAAATGGGCATTTCCAGT GTGATTCCCATGGATCCACTTTCAATGAGGTTGATCTTTACGACTGGTATGATTGTCTTGTAAACATCTTGGATGACTTAACTGTGGAACagtttaataaaatgaaaaacaaggTATGCAATATGAAAGATGACAGAATTCTTAGAGGTCATGTGGAGAaccaaaacacagacaaactgGCAAGTGTCATGATTCACTACTGGGGTGAAGAGAATTGCATCATCTACACAAGGGATATTTTAAAGGATATTCCAAGAAACGACAGGAAAATAATAGATCTAATTATGCCATTCTTGCAGAAGATTAACCAGTCatggtaa